In the Flavisolibacter tropicus genome, one interval contains:
- a CDS encoding PorP/SprF family type IX secretion system membrane protein produces MTTKKPGMKWMALCMVSFLHLSIPTKAQDIHFSQLFETPLLRNPALAGLFEGDIRIQGVYRDQWNSFVNGYRTGSFNVEYKMPVGQTDNYYTIAGQVLYDKAGSAGLTQTHLLPAINYHKSLSSDRSSYLSVGFMAGLVQKRIDLTKVTTDMQYNGTRVDPRNLPGENLANVNQSYFDGSVGVSYNTEYGDNNTFFLGGAYHHVNRPKSSFYRNANVEIKPKYVFSIGTKMNINDQSYLTIQADQSMQGSFKETLGGILYSLKLAETYEGPLYVLHVGTMLRWKDAIAPVVKLDKEKLSFAFSYDVNISTLKTASIGRGGSELSIVYRSFLDRPNSTKGVLLCPRF; encoded by the coding sequence ATGACTACTAAGAAACCAGGTATGAAATGGATGGCATTGTGTATGGTTAGCTTCCTCCATTTATCTATACCCACAAAAGCACAGGATATACATTTCTCACAATTGTTTGAAACACCCTTATTGCGAAACCCTGCGCTTGCCGGGCTTTTTGAAGGAGACATTCGCATACAAGGTGTATACCGTGATCAATGGAATAGCTTTGTAAACGGCTACCGAACAGGATCATTTAATGTTGAATATAAAATGCCTGTAGGCCAAACCGACAACTACTATACGATTGCCGGACAGGTTTTATACGACAAAGCTGGATCTGCTGGTTTAACGCAAACACATCTTCTGCCGGCCATCAATTACCACAAGTCGTTGAGCAGCGATAGAAGTTCTTACCTGTCTGTTGGATTCATGGCAGGCCTTGTTCAAAAACGAATAGATCTGACAAAGGTTACTACCGATATGCAGTACAATGGTACCCGCGTAGACCCACGTAACTTACCAGGGGAAAACCTGGCTAATGTCAATCAATCTTATTTTGATGGAAGTGTTGGAGTTAGCTATAACACCGAATACGGCGACAATAACACTTTCTTCCTGGGTGGCGCCTATCATCATGTAAATCGCCCTAAGAGCAGTTTCTATAGAAATGCAAATGTAGAGATCAAGCCAAAGTATGTTTTCTCTATAGGCACAAAAATGAATATTAATGATCAAAGCTATTTAACGATACAGGCAGACCAAAGCATGCAGGGAAGTTTTAAAGAAACGCTTGGAGGAATTCTTTATTCACTCAAGCTGGCCGAAACCTATGAAGGGCCTTTATATGTTTTGCATGTTGGTACTATGCTTCGTTGGAAGGATGCTATAGCACCGGTCGTTAAACTGGATAAAGAAAAGCTTTCATTCGCGTTTAGCTACGACGTAAATATTTCCACATTAAAAACGGCAAGCATAGGGCGTGGAGGGTCTGAACTTTCAATCGTTTACCGAAGCTTTCTGGATCGTCCCAATTCGACCAAGGGTGTATTATTATGTCCGCGATTTTGA
- a CDS encoding PKD domain-containing protein — protein sequence MKLIVTVPGRKLLWLLFFCLQFSISHAQLSANFSATPLSGCAPLVVKFTDESTGNPTAWKWDLGNGTVSFFQNPSATYFNPGTYTITLEVKNASGSHTITKTQYITVYASPSVDLISSGTTGCYPFKVTFTDKSTPGDGTLSSWLWDFGDGQTSNGANVIDHTYNIPGVYHVSLQATNSFGCSSTRTFLKYITINDGVQPSFTVSAPSSCTLPVSYTFNNSSTGTGTLSYYWEFGDGSTSTDKDPTHAFAVAGDYTIKLTATNDKGCSTTKTQILKVGVANTSITAPAITCINEPVVFSNSSVPSPVSAAWDFGDGTTSTEINPTKSYGAVGIYTVTLNNDFGSCKGSVTKTIEVINRPTVEFTADNTANCQPYTVNFTSNAPDAVTYDWDFGDGKTSAGKDPSHTYTAPGFYTVRLSITNKAGCTQLIEKKDYIKIKAPAVAIINLPTEGCVPLRVTPVLDINTVDPITDYQWDFGDGGTATGKTPTYIYTKTGKFAVTLTYKTKGGCTYKITIPDGVKVGDKPNVNFSVSPTDFCASVAAQFTDLSTATPPVDRWLWNFGDGTTSALQNPNHAFDGIGKFNITLTAFSNGCPSTLTIPDMVNVKAPIARFAVDMCSDPFTKTFADLSILPETWFWEFGDGATSTDQSPTHTYAAKGIYEVKLTVTNSTCSYTTKKTIKVIDDKISLAVTDDLICRNADVTYEIKGADPANVKSYNWVPNYAPPFAGTTSWKQSYANRGTYKVDVRIRDINDCFISLSQEVKVIAPRPDFTPIKTEICIGNTVSFTDNSNPSDPAYPLTKWEVDYGDGSKESITPPSFDHLYTKGNTYTVKMTVTDNEGCTETVTKTNLITIADPQASFTSPNKLSCTTKDIQFNNTSTGVGISYQWTFGDGQSSTDIDPKINYTAEGEFDVQLVVTDGFGCIAKADSLKYIKVYDPVAKITTTGVFSSCPPLLSNFVNDSKNYIGQVWDFGDGSKSADKNPDHFYTYPGDYEAILTVTGNGGCISTTKQTIQVLGPKGTFTYTDGEGCTPVKISLTGNTKDIATFIWDLNDGNTITTPDNKIDYTYTRPGEYVPKMILKDVAGCQVPITGDHPIKVYDISTGLTLDKVLLCDKGEVNLTASPVTNDLIESYTWTLGDGNSATGTTNTYKYGYSATGLYPVKVLVETKHHCIAEALGQVKIVQSPKAKITGPDQACVPATFQFNGHLDNSDTSTLFQWSWDFANGQLSTDKDPTPIMYGNDGDYAVKLRLTNSSGCMDEVIHNAKVHPLPKTDAGADFILCRDQSKTLQATGAQSYVWSPATSLSCTNCATPVANPTATIKYKVEGIDTHGSLQCKTSDEIVVTVQQRFTVTANKGDTLCVGEKYGLEASGADLYQWTPATGLDKPTSDKPIANPTSTTLYTVTGRDRNGCFTSTATVPVTVYPYPTVELGANVEVNVGFPYQLKPTLSADVTAIQWSPSLGLSCNDCPDPVATPKLNTTYKIQVENKGKCIAEDNITLFTVCKGENMFLPNTFSPNGDGYNEAFYPRGRGLASVKTFRIFNRWGEAVFESANFKVNDRSKGWDGKFKGQLASYDVYVYIIDVICENGTQLTFKGDVTLLR from the coding sequence ATGAAACTAATTGTTACCGTACCTGGCAGGAAACTGTTATGGCTTTTATTCTTTTGTTTACAGTTCTCTATAAGCCACGCACAGCTATCGGCCAATTTTTCAGCCACGCCGCTATCAGGTTGTGCGCCGCTGGTGGTAAAGTTTACTGATGAGTCTACCGGCAATCCTACAGCGTGGAAATGGGATCTGGGTAATGGAACGGTCTCCTTTTTCCAAAACCCTTCTGCCACCTATTTTAACCCCGGCACGTATACGATAACACTTGAGGTTAAAAATGCCTCTGGTAGCCATACCATCACCAAAACACAATATATAACGGTATATGCTTCGCCAAGTGTTGACCTAATTAGTTCAGGAACTACTGGTTGCTATCCCTTTAAGGTGACCTTTACTGATAAAAGTACGCCAGGAGACGGCACGCTTTCCTCATGGCTTTGGGACTTTGGTGATGGGCAAACATCAAATGGCGCCAATGTGATAGACCATACGTATAACATACCCGGTGTCTACCACGTATCGCTACAAGCCACAAATAGCTTTGGATGCTCTTCTACCCGAACCTTTTTAAAATACATTACCATTAACGATGGTGTACAACCATCCTTTACGGTTAGTGCCCCTTCCAGTTGTACACTTCCGGTTTCGTATACGTTTAATAATTCCAGTACCGGCACTGGAACCTTAAGCTATTACTGGGAATTTGGTGATGGTAGCACGTCTACTGATAAAGATCCAACGCATGCCTTTGCTGTAGCCGGCGATTATACTATCAAACTAACGGCGACCAACGATAAAGGCTGCAGTACCACTAAAACACAAATATTGAAAGTTGGAGTAGCCAACACCAGTATTACAGCACCGGCCATTACCTGTATTAACGAGCCTGTTGTTTTTTCGAATTCCTCTGTCCCCTCTCCTGTTAGCGCAGCATGGGATTTTGGCGATGGAACAACTTCAACAGAGATCAATCCTACTAAAAGCTATGGTGCTGTAGGCATCTACACGGTTACCTTGAACAATGACTTTGGTAGCTGTAAGGGTTCTGTAACCAAGACCATTGAAGTTATCAATCGACCAACAGTAGAATTTACAGCCGATAATACGGCAAACTGTCAGCCATATACAGTCAATTTTACTAGCAATGCACCCGATGCAGTAACTTATGACTGGGACTTTGGTGACGGCAAAACCTCAGCCGGCAAGGACCCGTCACACACCTATACTGCTCCTGGCTTTTATACTGTACGTCTTAGCATCACTAACAAAGCAGGCTGTACCCAATTGATTGAAAAGAAAGATTACATCAAAATAAAAGCTCCGGCAGTTGCAATTATAAACCTCCCCACAGAAGGTTGTGTACCTCTTAGGGTTACTCCAGTTCTTGATATAAATACCGTTGACCCTATTACAGATTACCAATGGGATTTTGGTGACGGAGGGACAGCAACAGGAAAGACACCTACCTATATTTATACCAAAACAGGCAAGTTCGCCGTAACCTTAACCTATAAAACAAAAGGAGGGTGTACATATAAAATAACTATCCCGGATGGCGTAAAGGTTGGCGATAAACCCAATGTGAACTTCTCAGTTTCTCCAACTGACTTCTGTGCTTCTGTAGCGGCTCAATTCACCGATCTTTCTACAGCCACACCACCAGTAGATCGCTGGCTCTGGAACTTTGGCGATGGAACTACTTCAGCGCTCCAAAACCCCAACCATGCGTTTGATGGAATTGGCAAATTTAATATTACACTTACCGCTTTTAGTAATGGCTGCCCTTCTACATTGACCATTCCAGATATGGTTAATGTAAAGGCTCCTATTGCCAGGTTCGCTGTAGACATGTGTTCAGATCCCTTTACCAAAACATTTGCAGATCTATCCATTTTACCAGAAACCTGGTTTTGGGAGTTTGGCGATGGCGCTACCTCTACTGATCAAAGCCCTACCCATACCTATGCAGCTAAAGGCATTTACGAGGTAAAACTTACGGTTACAAATAGCACCTGTAGCTATACCACAAAAAAAACGATTAAGGTCATTGATGATAAGATAAGCTTGGCTGTAACCGATGATCTTATTTGTAGAAACGCAGACGTAACTTACGAGATAAAGGGTGCCGATCCTGCCAATGTAAAATCGTATAATTGGGTTCCTAACTATGCACCACCATTTGCAGGGACTACCAGCTGGAAACAATCCTATGCAAACCGGGGAACTTATAAAGTAGATGTACGCATCAGGGATATTAACGACTGTTTTATTTCTTTAAGCCAAGAGGTGAAGGTAATAGCTCCCCGTCCGGACTTTACGCCTATTAAAACAGAAATTTGTATTGGCAATACAGTCTCTTTTACTGATAATTCAAATCCTTCAGATCCTGCATACCCGCTTACTAAATGGGAAGTTGATTATGGTGATGGAAGTAAAGAATCTATAACACCACCCAGCTTTGATCATCTTTATACGAAGGGTAACACTTATACCGTAAAGATGACCGTAACGGATAATGAAGGTTGTACCGAAACAGTAACCAAAACAAACCTGATAACTATTGCAGATCCGCAGGCTTCGTTTACTTCTCCCAATAAATTATCCTGTACCACAAAGGACATTCAATTTAACAACACCTCTACCGGCGTAGGCATTAGTTACCAATGGACCTTTGGTGATGGACAATCCAGCACCGATATTGATCCTAAGATCAACTACACAGCCGAGGGTGAGTTTGATGTGCAGCTGGTAGTAACAGACGGCTTTGGTTGTATTGCTAAAGCTGACTCCTTAAAGTATATTAAAGTATATGATCCTGTAGCCAAGATCACTACTACAGGCGTGTTTAGTTCTTGCCCACCATTGCTTTCCAACTTTGTTAATGATTCCAAGAATTATATTGGCCAGGTTTGGGATTTTGGCGATGGTTCAAAATCGGCAGATAAAAACCCCGACCATTTCTATACCTATCCGGGCGATTATGAAGCCATACTAACCGTAACCGGTAACGGTGGTTGTATATCAACTACCAAGCAAACGATACAGGTTCTTGGCCCTAAAGGAACGTTTACCTATACAGATGGTGAAGGCTGCACACCTGTAAAAATTAGCCTGACCGGTAATACAAAAGATATAGCCACTTTCATTTGGGACTTAAATGATGGAAATACCATTACTACCCCAGATAATAAAATAGATTACACCTACACCAGGCCAGGTGAGTATGTTCCAAAAATGATCTTGAAAGATGTTGCTGGTTGTCAGGTCCCGATCACTGGGGACCATCCTATAAAAGTGTATGATATCAGCACAGGGTTAACACTCGACAAAGTACTGCTTTGTGATAAAGGTGAAGTAAACCTAACCGCCTCCCCTGTTACCAACGATCTGATAGAATCTTATACCTGGACATTGGGAGATGGAAATAGTGCTACGGGAACAACCAATACTTATAAATATGGCTATTCTGCAACAGGCTTGTATCCTGTAAAAGTACTGGTGGAAACTAAACACCATTGTATTGCAGAAGCGCTAGGCCAAGTAAAAATTGTACAATCGCCCAAGGCAAAAATTACAGGCCCGGACCAGGCTTGCGTACCGGCCACTTTCCAGTTTAATGGTCACCTGGACAATAGTGATACATCGACATTATTCCAATGGTCATGGGACTTTGCTAATGGCCAGTTATCTACAGATAAGGATCCAACGCCGATCATGTATGGAAATGACGGTGATTATGCCGTTAAGCTTCGCTTAACCAATTCATCTGGTTGTATGGATGAAGTGATTCATAACGCCAAAGTACATCCGTTACCCAAGACAGATGCCGGAGCAGACTTCATACTCTGTAGAGATCAATCCAAAACGTTGCAAGCAACAGGCGCACAAAGCTATGTTTGGTCGCCGGCCACTTCACTATCCTGTACTAATTGCGCTACACCCGTTGCCAATCCTACTGCAACTATCAAGTATAAAGTAGAAGGTATTGACACGCATGGAAGTTTACAGTGTAAAACTTCAGATGAAATAGTAGTAACCGTTCAGCAGCGATTTACTGTTACAGCTAATAAAGGAGACACATTATGTGTTGGTGAGAAGTATGGCTTAGAAGCCAGCGGTGCCGATCTATACCAGTGGACACCCGCAACAGGTTTGGATAAACCAACATCCGATAAACCTATTGCCAACCCAACGTCTACTACTTTGTATACGGTAACCGGGCGCGACAGAAATGGATGCTTTACGTCCACAGCTACGGTACCTGTGACCGTGTACCCCTATCCGACAGTAGAGCTTGGAGCCAACGTGGAAGTAAACGTAGGCTTCCCTTATCAACTTAAACCGACCCTGTCTGCAGATGTTACAGCCATCCAATGGTCGCCATCATTGGGCTTAAGTTGTAACGATTGTCCTGACCCGGTAGCTACTCCAAAGCTGAATACAACCTATAAGATCCAGGTAGAAAATAAAGGAAAGTGTATTGCAGAAGACAATATCACACTCTTTACTGTTTGCAAAGGAGAAAATATGTTTTTACCTAATACCTTCTCGCCTAACGGTGACGGTTATAATGAAGCGTTTTACCCAAGAGGCCGGGGCCTGGCATCGGTAAAAACCTTCCGCATTTTCAATCGCTGGGGCGAGGCCGTTTTTGAAAGCGCCAACTTTAAAGTAAACGACCGATCCAAGGGATGGGATGGCAAGTTTAAAGGCCAACTGGCTTCTTATGACGTTTATGTATACATCATCGACGTGATCTGCGAAAACGGTACCCAATTAACATTTAAAGGAGATGTAACCTTATTGCGATAA